Within Sulfurospirillum arsenophilum NBRC 109478, the genomic segment TATTTAGAACTTGTTGGGTTATTTGAGTGTAGTAACGCCCTTTTTTCGATATTTCCAAGAAGTCGGAGGGAAACCACAAATTATGGTTATCATCTACCAGTCTTACCAATGATTCAAATTTAGCAATTTTGCGTGTTTTATTGTCAATAATGGGCTGAAAATAAGAGATAATTCCTGAAGAACTCAGTGCTTTTTTAACCGCAACAATGATCCCCATATTAACCTGTGCTTGAGCTTGCATCTCTAAAATTAAGTCTGTTGCAACTATAAAATTAATCTTAGCGCGTTCTGCTTTTTTGATGCCAAAATGAGCACTTTGGTAAGGCTCTTTGCCACCATACGCTAAACTAGCCAATAACGAAGCACTGTACTCAATCTCATTAAGATGAATGGTCGATGCTTCAATGGTTTTTAAAAGCTCTTTAATTTTTTGACCCAACATATCAACACTCAGTGGGCATTTGTTCTTATCGATCGCTAAAGCATACTCTCCAAAACCCAACGTATAAATTTTTCCAAAAGGACACTCTTTGGTAATGCCTTCTAAAAGCTTCTCGCCTAAAATGTGCTCTAAAAGATCAACCAAATCGTTGCTGTAAAAATCTTCCACCGTTGAAAAATCTTCGATTTTCAAAAGAACAACAACCGCCTCTGGAGTACTGTTAATATAGTCAAAAAGTTGCTTTTTGGGGTTCATTACTTCTGTAATGTCATTGTAAAGCGCTATGTACTCAACTACTTCACCTTGAGGATTGAAAATAGGTTTAATCGCTGTTTTGATGTAATAACTGCTCCCATTTTTACAACGGTTTTTAATAATTCCTTGCCACATTTCACCACTGCTTATAGTTTCCCAAAGCTCTTTGAAAAGTTGTTGTGGCGTATCTTTGTGGCTAACGATGCTATGTTTCTCACCAATGACTTCATCGCGCGAAAATCCAGAAATCGTACAAAAAGCATCATTGACATAGGTAATAACACCCTCTTTATCTGTTTTGGAGACAATGGCGCTTTTATCGGTTATTTCAACATACTGTGTTAGAAGTGTTTGCAACTTGTCGTGTTCGGATCTTAGATGAATCTTCTCAATGACTCTTCCTAAAACTTCCATAAATTGCCCTATTTCGACAGGTTTAAGAAGATACCCCTCAACACCTAAGCGAATACTCTCAATAAAATACTCCGCTTCATTATACGCAGAGAGAATCAAAATAGGTGTTTGTGGACTCATTTTTCGAATGCGTTCTGCCATCTCAAGGCCATTCAATATTGGCATATTTATATCGGTAATAATTAAGTCAACATGGTTCTGTTTAAACTTTTCCAATCCATCTTCACCATCAACAGCTTCGATGACATGTCCAAAAAATTCTTCAAAAATCAACATCGAACCTGCACGGGCACCAACATTGTCTTCAACGTATAATAGTGTTAAATTACGGGCATCAACAATACATTTTTTAAAGACTGACTCCATCATTATCCCTTTTGTATTACTCAAGAATTCAACGCGGTAATAGTATCGTAAAAACAGCCCCTTGGGAACTGTTCGATGCTCTCAAACTTCCACCACAGTGCTCTTCTATAATTTTTTGACTCATATAAAGTCCCAATCCTGTACCATCTTTTTGCACCTTCGTACTAAAATAAGGATCAAAAATACGCTCAATAATCTCATGCGGAATGCCTCCCCCATTATCACTGACTTCTAAAATCAGATTACTATCCTGCTTAGAAGTCGCTATTTTGATCCACGGATTTTCTATTCTGTTTTCCATTAAACTATCTTCAGCATTTTTAACCAAATTGAGCAAAACCTGCATAAGTTCATTAGAATAAGTCATTAAAGGCTCATTAGATTGAAAATCCATGCTAAGCGTAATTTTTTTATTCTCCAAGGTCACATGAATAATGCCTAAAACTTTTTCAATGACCTCTTCTAGCGTAACCTCTTTTTTCTCTTTACTCGTTTTA encodes:
- a CDS encoding EAL domain-containing protein encodes the protein MESVFKKCIVDARNLTLLYVEDNVGARAGSMLIFEEFFGHVIEAVDGEDGLEKFKQNHVDLIITDINMPILNGLEMAERIRKMSPQTPILILSAYNEAEYFIESIRLGVEGYLLKPVEIGQFMEVLGRVIEKIHLRSEHDKLQTLLTQYVEITDKSAIVSKTDKEGVITYVNDAFCTISGFSRDEVIGEKHSIVSHKDTPQQLFKELWETISSGEMWQGIIKNRCKNGSSYYIKTAIKPIFNPQGEVVEYIALYNDITEVMNPKKQLFDYINSTPEAVVVLLKIEDFSTVEDFYSNDLVDLLEHILGEKLLEGITKECPFGKIYTLGFGEYALAIDKNKCPLSVDMLGQKIKELLKTIEASTIHLNEIEYSASLLASLAYGGKEPYQSAHFGIKKAERAKINFIVATDLILEMQAQAQVNMGIIVAVKKALSSSGIISYFQPIIDNKTRKIAKFESLVRLVDDNHNLWFPSDFLEISKKGRYYTQITQQVLNNSFQALYETEAGITINLSAVDIEEQVTRQKIINLLDLHKEHTHRITFELLEDANVKEFETIKEFIKEVKACGVSIAIDDFGSGYSNFERLLDYEPDIIKIDGSLVKNIATDDYSISIVKTIVSFANEHDIKTVAEFVENEAIFNILKELGVDYSQGYYFSKPKLLEEYKGIVGF